The Halococcus sediminicola genome has a segment encoding these proteins:
- a CDS encoding sulfatase: protein MKTLLLTIDAWRASHASFMPDAVGDHTPNLAALAEDGTAFSQAVSHGPATPYAFPSVFTSTLPLDYGGYESLSDERTLVSEALQGGGWSAAGVHANPWLGEKYGYGRGYDIYRDVGEFGLPGLERGRQFLLDNFSLDSSVYRAAQTLYRTVQGPLRMLGGGDAAEIEVARKALEKSSDETFVWTHLLEPHAPYTPPKRHRDAVGVPETDATPSQLVTRAQHSPEEFTEHEREVVRGLYAASVRHADEKAGKLLDAVDDDTLVVVTADHGEALFEHGQVGHEPALYDELTHVPLLVRPPGGAAAELVETQAQHLDIAPTILDYAGVEPPASYRGRSLRPAVEGDGIESRVAISEVASSATEPGRLAPDELQVAARTPDRKLIHADGEVVAFDLHDDPDEREPIPDPVGDDWGNLRTALDDRLATIDIGESEGVERDKEVQERLRNLGYID from the coding sequence ATGAAGACGCTACTGCTGACCATCGACGCGTGGCGCGCCTCGCACGCCTCGTTCATGCCCGACGCGGTCGGCGACCACACGCCGAACCTCGCGGCGCTCGCCGAGGACGGGACCGCCTTCTCGCAGGCCGTAAGCCACGGCCCGGCGACGCCCTATGCCTTTCCCTCCGTTTTCACCTCGACGCTCCCGCTCGACTATGGGGGCTACGAGAGCCTGAGCGATGAGCGGACGCTGGTGAGTGAAGCCCTCCAAGGGGGAGGCTGGAGCGCCGCGGGCGTCCACGCGAACCCGTGGCTCGGCGAAAAATACGGCTACGGCCGTGGCTACGACATCTACCGCGACGTCGGCGAGTTCGGGCTGCCCGGACTCGAACGGGGCCGACAGTTCCTGCTCGACAACTTCTCGCTCGACAGTTCCGTCTATCGTGCGGCACAGACGCTCTATCGAACTGTGCAGGGACCACTGCGGATGCTCGGTGGCGGCGATGCGGCCGAAATCGAGGTCGCACGCAAGGCGCTCGAAAAGTCGAGCGACGAGACGTTCGTCTGGACGCATCTGCTCGAACCGCATGCACCATATACGCCGCCGAAGCGCCACCGCGATGCGGTGGGTGTTCCTGAAACGGACGCGACGCCCTCCCAACTCGTCACACGCGCCCAGCACAGTCCCGAGGAATTCACCGAACACGAGCGCGAGGTCGTCCGCGGACTCTACGCCGCGTCGGTGCGCCACGCCGACGAGAAGGCGGGAAAACTGCTCGACGCGGTGGACGACGATACCCTCGTGGTCGTGACGGCCGACCACGGCGAGGCGCTGTTCGAACACGGACAGGTGGGCCACGAGCCGGCGCTGTACGACGAACTCACCCACGTCCCACTCTTGGTTCGTCCACCGGGCGGCGCGGCGGCGGAGCTGGTCGAGACGCAGGCACAACACCTCGACATCGCGCCGACGATCCTCGATTATGCGGGCGTCGAGCCGCCGGCCTCGTATCGTGGGCGCTCGCTCCGGCCGGCCGTCGAGGGCGACGGTATCGAGAGTCGGGTAGCGATTTCGGAGGTGGCCTCCTCGGCGACTGAACCCGGTCGGCTCGCGCCCGACGAGTTACAGGTCGCGGCCCGCACGCCGGATCGGAAGCTCATCCACGCCGACGGCGAGGTGGTGGCGTTCGACCTTCACGACGACCCCGACGAACGCGAGCCGATTCCCGACCCGGTCGGCGACGATTGGGGGAATCTCCGAACGGCGCTCGATGACCGGCTGGCGACCATCGACATCGGTGAGAGCGAAGGCGTCGAGCGTGACAAGGAAGTCCAGGAACGACTCCGGAACCTCGGCTATATCGACTGA
- a CDS encoding multidrug transporter: MASIFERDTSAIGTVVGLLAVAVALFGSTVLSWEWSASGQPVAFVVGAVCAIAAGWIALRNYRG, encoded by the coding sequence ATGGCGTCCATCTTCGAGCGCGACACGTCAGCCATCGGCACCGTCGTCGGACTGCTCGCGGTGGCAGTTGCGCTGTTCGGGTCAACGGTACTGAGCTGGGAGTGGAGTGCGTCCGGCCAACCCGTCGCGTTCGTCGTCGGAGCGGTCTGCGCGATCGCCGCCGGCTGGATCGCACTGCGGAACTATCGCGGCTGA
- a CDS encoding DUF2079 domain-containing protein translates to MSKLTETLTPGSTGSATERLFDALPERGSPTWYVLGLALALFVGFSIYTSLMHARFQTTGADLGAYTHMFSSTLQGEGWLQHGKYRASQPYGSYWGAHFSLTLLLFLPLFALVPSVYTLLVAKSFVLAASVVVLWLVARDRLDSDRLAGIVTVSYAFNPFLWSAWSFDFQEQVLIPPLLFAAYYFYQRDRSVLFLAFLALVLFTNEFVIFPVAGFVGGLFVAAAVAGRLKKRSPAILGAGVLVVVARVVSSAVIDRYSVFGGLPTYVVAEPLQPFIQGMGRVSLVDLAATVLANPLLLVDSATFAVADKLLFFAAFMLPVMFLALFDELSLAALVPYLGFAWVFTGEAKAVYFEFGAHYPLYLLPFIYIGTIHALHRLSKRFDGLARPSRATFSGLLSAVLVLCLVSGAASGGGHLSVPPPADDDHRETLETAIDSIPENASLIAQNDIYPHVATRPNASFIVSPGTFGAYEKRWHPVMPDYLLVDTQLNPNAPWSRAVQGTYADRLGDEYGLYRYQDGIQVFKRGYDGPVRGIKQTEPGARRYDAASMATGTGERKEGTIVSTNGSEGDYIWFGPYDTLTPGTYTATFRVDVSGSGSDPVVTVDVGGGDDHGRIASEQVAPASGWQNVSVRFTLNETTSDVEFRGIREDDGRVAFDGVRVSYESKNATTNASGGSS, encoded by the coding sequence GTGAGTAAACTCACGGAAACGCTCACCCCCGGTTCGACCGGCTCCGCGACCGAGCGACTATTCGACGCCCTCCCCGAGCGGGGCAGCCCGACGTGGTACGTGCTCGGACTCGCGCTCGCGCTGTTCGTCGGCTTTTCGATCTACACGTCGCTGATGCACGCCCGCTTTCAGACCACGGGCGCGGACCTCGGGGCCTACACGCACATGTTTTCGAGCACGCTGCAGGGCGAGGGGTGGCTCCAGCACGGCAAATACCGTGCGAGCCAGCCCTACGGCTCGTACTGGGGGGCACACTTCTCGCTGACCCTGCTCCTCTTTCTCCCGCTGTTCGCGCTCGTTCCCTCGGTCTACACGCTGCTGGTCGCCAAATCGTTCGTGCTCGCGGCGTCGGTGGTGGTCCTCTGGCTGGTCGCGCGCGACCGCCTCGACAGCGACCGCCTCGCAGGGATCGTAACTGTCTCGTACGCGTTCAACCCGTTCCTCTGGTCGGCGTGGTCGTTCGACTTCCAAGAGCAGGTGTTGATTCCACCGCTCCTGTTCGCCGCCTACTACTTCTACCAGCGCGACCGCTCGGTGCTCTTTCTGGCCTTCCTCGCGCTCGTCCTCTTCACCAACGAGTTCGTCATCTTCCCGGTCGCGGGCTTCGTCGGTGGGCTGTTCGTCGCCGCAGCCGTAGCGGGCCGACTCAAAAAACGCAGCCCGGCCATCCTCGGTGCGGGCGTGCTCGTGGTCGTCGCACGCGTCGTTTCGAGCGCCGTCATCGACCGGTATAGCGTGTTCGGCGGCCTTCCCACGTACGTGGTCGCCGAACCGCTACAGCCGTTCATTCAGGGGATGGGACGGGTGTCACTCGTCGACCTCGCCGCGACCGTCCTCGCGAACCCGCTTCTCCTGGTCGATTCGGCCACCTTCGCCGTCGCGGACAAACTGCTCTTCTTCGCGGCGTTCATGCTCCCAGTCATGTTTCTCGCGCTGTTCGACGAACTTTCGCTGGCTGCGCTCGTTCCCTATCTCGGCTTCGCGTGGGTGTTCACCGGCGAGGCCAAGGCGGTGTACTTCGAGTTCGGTGCCCACTACCCGCTGTACCTACTTCCGTTCATCTACATCGGCACGATACACGCCCTCCACAGGCTCTCGAAACGATTCGACGGGCTGGCGCGGCCCTCGCGTGCGACGTTTTCGGGACTGCTCTCGGCGGTGTTGGTGCTCTGTCTCGTGAGCGGGGCGGCCTCCGGCGGTGGCCATCTCTCCGTCCCGCCGCCGGCCGACGACGACCACCGCGAAACCCTGGAGACGGCCATCGACTCCATCCCCGAGAACGCCTCGCTCATCGCCCAGAACGACATCTACCCCCACGTGGCGACGCGACCGAACGCCTCGTTCATCGTGAGTCCAGGCACGTTCGGGGCCTACGAGAAGCGCTGGCACCCCGTCATGCCGGACTACCTCCTCGTCGACACACAACTCAACCCGAACGCGCCGTGGTCGAGAGCCGTCCAGGGAACCTACGCCGACCGCCTCGGCGACGAATACGGGTTGTATCGCTATCAGGACGGCATTCAGGTATTCAAGCGCGGCTACGACGGGCCGGTGCGGGGAATCAAGCAAACCGAGCCCGGCGCACGCCGCTACGACGCCGCGAGCATGGCGACGGGCACCGGCGAGCGAAAAGAGGGGACCATCGTGAGTACCAACGGCTCGGAGGGAGATTACATCTGGTTCGGTCCCTACGACACGCTCACGCCCGGCACCTACACCGCGACCTTCCGGGTCGACGTCTCGGGCAGCGGCTCCGACCCCGTCGTGACGGTCGACGTCGGTGGCGGCGACGACCACGGCCGCATCGCCAGCGAGCAGGTCGCGCCCGCGAGCGGCTGGCAGAACGTCTCCGTTCGGTTCACGCTGAACGAGACCACCTCCGACGTCGAGTTCCGTGGGATCCGTGAGGATGATGGTCGGGTCGCGTTCGATGGCGTCCGCGTGAGCTACGAATCGAAAAACGCTACTACGAACGCCTCCGGGGGGAGTTCATGA
- a CDS encoding polyprenol monophosphomannose synthase — MTERPSHRGRGITADSQPGTEHSRREDRSTASRGRSVSIIIPTYNERENIERVVERCRDALADFRFEIVVVDDDSPDKTWQLVADSYADAETVRIVRRTEESGLATAVSRGFDEASYQNCAVIDADLQHPPEKLPALVTALANGADIAIGSRHVAGGGVENWSRFRRIVSRGAMAITKLALTPTRGIADPMSGFFAIRHELIDDVALAPTGYKILLEVLMKCDYDRVVEVPYVFTERERGESKLTPDEYFEFLEHVWRLRRSTA; from the coding sequence GTGACCGAGCGCCCCAGTCACCGCGGCCGCGGTATCACAGCCGACAGTCAGCCGGGAACGGAGCACAGCCGCCGCGAGGACCGCTCGACGGCGAGTCGCGGGCGCTCGGTCTCCATCATCATCCCGACGTACAACGAACGCGAGAACATCGAGCGCGTCGTCGAGCGCTGTCGCGACGCCCTCGCCGACTTCCGCTTCGAGATCGTCGTCGTCGACGACGATTCGCCGGACAAGACCTGGCAGCTCGTCGCGGACTCCTACGCGGACGCCGAGACGGTCCGCATCGTGCGCCGCACCGAGGAATCCGGGCTCGCGACCGCCGTCTCACGGGGATTCGACGAGGCCAGCTACCAGAACTGTGCAGTCATCGACGCCGACCTCCAGCACCCACCCGAGAAACTGCCCGCACTCGTCACGGCGCTCGCGAACGGGGCCGACATCGCCATCGGCAGTCGCCACGTCGCCGGCGGCGGCGTCGAGAACTGGTCGCGCTTCCGGCGAATCGTCAGCCGCGGCGCGATGGCCATCACCAAACTCGCCCTGACGCCGACCCGGGGCATCGCCGACCCGATGAGCGGCTTCTTCGCCATCCGACACGAACTCATCGACGACGTCGCGCTCGCGCCGACAGGGTACAAAATCCTGCTCGAAGTGCTGATGAAATGTGACTACGACCGCGTCGTCGAAGTGCCCTACGTGTTCACCGAGCGCGAACGCGGCGAGTCGAAGCTCACGCCCGACGAATACTTCGAGTTCCTCGAACACGTCTGGCGACTCCGGCGCTCGACGGCCTGA
- a CDS encoding GtrA family protein yields MSVLDTVRERSLFDPQNKRLVMYIMVGVVGLVINQGLTVGLPRLGISYVIAGLAGRIVSTLSNYVLNDSWTWRGRGAAGFGQWCWRGVKYVATRLVGIAIGTAGLVVFYDFVGVPLFWANLFSMGLGLLWGFGASEKWVWATEDSSLSLDSVKRYVGEDKRE; encoded by the coding sequence GTGAGCGTCCTCGACACCGTCCGCGAGCGCTCGCTGTTCGACCCGCAGAACAAGCGGCTCGTGATGTACATCATGGTCGGGGTCGTGGGGTTGGTCATCAATCAGGGACTGACCGTCGGACTGCCGCGACTCGGCATCTCGTACGTGATCGCCGGACTGGCTGGCCGCATCGTCAGCACGCTCTCGAACTACGTGCTGAACGATAGCTGGACGTGGCGCGGGCGCGGCGCGGCGGGCTTTGGCCAGTGGTGCTGGCGCGGCGTCAAATACGTCGCCACTCGCCTCGTCGGCATCGCCATCGGCACCGCCGGTCTCGTCGTCTTCTACGACTTCGTGGGCGTGCCCCTGTTCTGGGCGAACCTCTTCTCGATGGGGCTCGGTCTCCTCTGGGGCTTCGGCGCGAGCGAGAAGTGGGTCTGGGCGACCGAGGACTCCTCGCTGTCGCTCGATTCGGTCAAACGCTACGTCGGCGAGGACAAGCGTGAGTAA
- a CDS encoding PH domain-containing protein produces MASAAESSEWVHLTGDERVLWAGTPSLYPAIPTIALGFVLSFLGVWLYRDVSLPLVPAWAALALVPVGALVAVWAYLSRWSTRYVFTTKTVYEKRGLLSRTVTQVRFDRVQNTAFEQSLVERSLSYGDIDVYTAGTGGVNLSLRDVPDPKRVNALVTTRLGEAARTDRPHRSADEQLTV; encoded by the coding sequence ATGGCATCGGCCGCCGAATCGAGCGAGTGGGTCCACCTGACGGGCGACGAGCGCGTGCTCTGGGCCGGCACGCCGAGTCTCTATCCGGCGATACCGACGATCGCGCTCGGGTTCGTGCTGAGCTTCCTCGGCGTCTGGCTCTACCGCGACGTCTCCCTGCCGCTGGTTCCGGCGTGGGCCGCGCTCGCGCTCGTCCCTGTGGGTGCGCTCGTCGCCGTGTGGGCGTATCTCTCACGCTGGAGCACGCGCTACGTGTTCACGACGAAGACAGTCTACGAAAAGCGGGGACTCCTCTCGCGGACCGTCACACAGGTCCGCTTCGACCGCGTCCAGAACACCGCCTTCGAACAGTCACTCGTCGAGCGCTCCCTCTCGTACGGCGACATCGACGTCTACACCGCCGGCACCGGCGGGGTGAACCTCTCGCTGCGCGACGTGCCCGACCCGAAACGTGTGAACGCGCTCGTGACGACCAGACTCGGCGAGGCCGCACGTACCGACCGACCGCACCGTTCGGCCGACGAGCAGCTGACGGTGTAG
- a CDS encoding DUF2079 domain-containing protein, with protein sequence MSTAERVAATAGDFLPERGSPTWYVLALSLALFVGFSVYLSVLYRSFWLTGADFGSYIHMFETTLHGQGFLEQGKYTVRGPDSSYWGGHFTATLLAFLPIYALVPSPYTLLVIKSGLLAASVPMLWVVARSHIDSDRLAGLVTASYALNPFLWSAWLFDFQEQILLPLLIFAAYYTYSERRYIAFLAFLTLALFTNEFTTILIGGFLVGLVVVAYRGGRLRREIPYIGVAFGILVVARAVAGWAISQYSNTSGLPTDVIAAPIQPFVEGSRVGIGQLVTIVLANPELIVDSLSVAIFDKVVYLVLLLLPVLFLAVADELSLGSLIPFMGFAWVFAGRDVYYTFGAHYPLYLLPFVYIGAVRVLSHVDTSELVETESARASARTVLSGLLALVLVVNLAVGVAIGAEKDAVPRTTEHTETLEEGIDTIPDNASLLTQNDIYPHVAERPNANFTANRTLFYRYQRNNQKPTPEYILIDTKLETQGVEWAQPVRTTYTDQLGKEYGLARYDDEVWVFKRGFNGSPEGIGGNYTVEPRTYELSDVIPNDALRIDGQLVGSGGGEGTYYWYGPSAMLPPGEYVATFRVNATSAGERPVANLEVAAGTTPRPVAAENVTDTDGLETVTVPFTLDRMHSNVEFRASQAGGAGRFAFENVTVQSAGRTNESSPTDRRAAVGDGSNAETVFHPNSE encoded by the coding sequence ATGAGCACCGCAGAACGGGTCGCCGCGACCGCCGGCGACTTCCTCCCCGAGCGGGGCAGTCCGACGTGGTACGTCCTCGCGCTCTCGCTCGCGCTGTTCGTGGGGTTCTCGGTCTATCTCTCCGTGCTCTACCGGAGTTTCTGGTTGACGGGTGCGGACTTCGGCAGCTACATCCACATGTTCGAGACCACCCTGCACGGGCAGGGGTTCCTTGAACAGGGCAAGTACACCGTTCGCGGTCCCGATAGTTCCTACTGGGGCGGCCACTTCACCGCAACCTTGCTGGCTTTCCTGCCCATCTACGCGCTCGTCCCGTCGCCCTATACCTTGCTAGTCATCAAATCCGGCCTGCTCGCGGCGAGCGTGCCGATGCTCTGGGTGGTCGCGCGCAGCCACATCGACAGCGACCGGCTCGCGGGGCTGGTGACGGCCTCCTACGCGCTCAACCCGTTCCTCTGGTCGGCGTGGCTGTTCGACTTCCAAGAGCAGATACTGCTTCCCCTGCTGATCTTCGCGGCCTACTACACCTACTCGGAACGGCGCTACATCGCCTTCCTCGCCTTCCTCACGCTCGCCCTCTTCACCAACGAGTTCACGACCATCCTCATTGGAGGCTTTCTTGTCGGGCTAGTCGTAGTCGCCTATCGCGGTGGCCGGCTCCGGCGTGAGATTCCGTACATCGGCGTCGCGTTCGGCATCCTCGTCGTGGCGCGGGCGGTCGCCGGCTGGGCCATCAGTCAATATAGCAACACTTCGGGGTTGCCGACGGACGTCATCGCGGCCCCGATACAGCCGTTCGTCGAGGGCTCGCGCGTCGGCATCGGCCAACTGGTCACGATAGTGCTCGCCAACCCGGAGCTCATCGTCGATTCGCTCTCGGTTGCCATCTTCGACAAGGTGGTCTATCTCGTGCTCTTGCTCCTTCCGGTACTCTTCCTCGCGGTCGCCGACGAACTCTCACTTGGATCGCTCATCCCGTTCATGGGCTTCGCGTGGGTCTTTGCCGGGCGGGACGTCTACTACACGTTCGGCGCACACTACCCGCTCTACTTGCTGCCGTTCGTCTACATCGGCGCGGTGCGCGTGCTCTCACACGTCGACACCAGCGAACTCGTCGAGACCGAGAGCGCGCGGGCGTCGGCGCGCACGGTGTTGTCGGGACTGCTCGCGCTCGTACTGGTGGTCAATCTGGCCGTTGGGGTCGCCATCGGCGCGGAGAAAGACGCCGTGCCGCGGACCACCGAACACACCGAGACGCTGGAGGAGGGTATCGACACCATCCCAGACAACGCCTCGCTGCTTACCCAAAACGATATTTATCCGCACGTCGCCGAGCGGCCGAACGCCAATTTCACCGCGAATCGCACGCTGTTCTATCGCTATCAGCGTAATAATCAGAAGCCGACACCGGAGTACATCCTCATCGACACGAAACTCGAAACGCAGGGCGTCGAGTGGGCACAGCCGGTCAGGACGACCTACACCGACCAGCTCGGCAAGGAGTACGGACTCGCGCGCTACGACGACGAGGTGTGGGTGTTCAAGCGTGGGTTCAACGGCTCGCCGGAGGGAATCGGCGGCAATTATACCGTGGAGCCGCGCACGTACGAACTGTCGGACGTCATCCCGAACGACGCGCTCCGCATCGACGGCCAGCTCGTCGGCTCGGGCGGCGGTGAGGGCACCTACTATTGGTACGGCCCGAGCGCGATGCTCCCGCCCGGCGAGTACGTGGCGACCTTCCGGGTGAACGCGACGAGCGCCGGCGAGCGGCCGGTCGCGAACCTCGAAGTCGCCGCGGGCACCACACCCCGGCCGGTCGCGGCCGAGAACGTCACGGACACCGACGGTCTCGAAACCGTCACCGTCCCGTTCACGCTCGATCGAATGCACTCGAACGTCGAGTTCCGCGCCTCGCAGGCCGGCGGCGCGGGGCGGTTCGCGTTCGAAAACGTCACCGTGCAGTCGGCCGGCCGGACGAACGAATCGTCCCCGACCGACCGTCGGGCCGCGGTCGGGGACGGCTCGAATGCAGAAACGGTTTTCCATCCGAACAGCGAGTAG
- a CDS encoding glycosyltransferase family 4 protein has product MSGTRIALCPHLSVEHYRGGEKWVCALANRLAADGIDVSVRALPYAPGGERRVDVREVLDSQVPYRESWHHDLSEFDTAYVFYNPFSEVFFSGGGTRIAGIHSWVYVSKKLYEAHYGLVPTTTKLLYRLLGKHDLSRFDVVHSVTPAYESPHPNTVHIPNFVDAEQFTPDRRDLDDEFTVLTTAAHIREKGWDTIQDVAARLPPEIRVVTTGDGAGDVEGLGFLTEEELADAYARAHVVLHPARVDTDSMVINEACASGTPVVTTPLSTHVRENEAVLQAETARGMAHAIARLHGEWLHDDGYEARCRRARAEGESHSFEAIYPRLKSLLVSPPVRDENGPTRTEVRA; this is encoded by the coding sequence ATGTCGGGAACACGCATCGCTCTCTGCCCACATCTCTCGGTCGAGCACTACCGCGGCGGCGAGAAGTGGGTCTGTGCGCTCGCCAACCGACTGGCCGCCGACGGCATCGACGTCTCGGTGCGCGCGCTGCCGTACGCTCCGGGAGGTGAGCGCCGCGTCGACGTGCGCGAGGTGCTCGATTCCCAGGTTCCCTACCGCGAGTCGTGGCACCACGACCTCTCGGAGTTCGATACGGCCTACGTCTTCTACAACCCCTTCTCGGAGGTGTTCTTTTCGGGTGGTGGCACCCGCATCGCGGGCATCCACTCGTGGGTCTACGTCTCGAAGAAGCTCTACGAGGCCCATTATGGACTAGTGCCCACGACCACGAAACTGCTCTACCGACTGCTCGGCAAACACGACCTCTCGCGCTTCGACGTCGTCCACTCGGTGACGCCGGCCTACGAGTCGCCACATCCCAACACGGTGCACATCCCGAACTTCGTCGACGCCGAGCAGTTCACCCCCGACCGGAGAGACCTTGACGATGAGTTTACCGTGCTCACGACCGCCGCACACATCCGCGAGAAGGGCTGGGACACGATTCAGGACGTGGCCGCACGCCTCCCGCCGGAGATCCGCGTCGTGACGACCGGCGATGGCGCGGGCGACGTTGAGGGGCTGGGCTTCCTCACCGAAGAAGAACTCGCCGACGCCTACGCACGCGCTCACGTCGTGCTCCACCCGGCGCGCGTCGACACCGACAGCATGGTCATCAACGAAGCCTGTGCATCGGGTACCCCGGTGGTGACGACGCCGCTTTCGACACACGTCCGCGAGAACGAGGCCGTGTTGCAAGCGGAGACCGCCCGCGGAATGGCCCACGCGATCGCCCGCCTCCACGGCGAGTGGCTCCACGACGACGGCTACGAAGCGCGCTGTCGGCGTGCGCGCGCCGAGGGCGAATCGCACAGCTTCGAGGCGATCTATCCCAGACTGAAATCGCTGCTCGTCTCGCCGCCGGTCAGAGACGAGAACGGCCCGACCCGGACGGAGGTGCGCGCGTGA
- a CDS encoding MATE family efflux transporter: MSLRSRLGGLFKSREEFDLTSGSIGKPLFYLSLPIIVQNLFQTAYNLGDTFWLGQFDTTALAAISFAFPMVFLLISLALGLSVAGSVLVAQYTGAGEERRAEYAASQTIIYAVVASLVLGAVGYFFVDELLALLGASPEIAPLVKEYMQVYSVGLVAVFGFAVFMSLMRGYGDTLTPMYVMAGSVVINIVLDPILIFGFQDNPLFGLLGARGIETWLFGLTGYTGSGIAGAAIATVFARALAFGVGLVVMFRGNRGVKIRLRQMVPSLSFARKVVDIGVPASVEGTARSLSINLLLVVIAAFPESVVAAYGIGTRVFSVIFLPALAVSQGIETMTGQNIGARKLDRAAETNHFGARAMLVGLTLLGALVLIAPEPIAAVFTDDPAVVAQSATFLRYSALSFGFIGVMRAYTGGFRGAGKTMVAAVISLVSLGLVRLPIAWLGAAALGTVGLWIAFPISNLAGGIVAYLWFKRDTWRDQNLTESNVGADVAGAETSVMDD, encoded by the coding sequence GTGAGTCTCCGGAGTCGCCTCGGCGGATTGTTCAAATCCCGCGAGGAGTTCGATCTCACGTCGGGCAGCATCGGCAAACCGCTGTTCTATCTCTCCTTGCCGATCATCGTCCAGAACCTCTTTCAGACCGCCTACAACCTGGGCGATACGTTCTGGCTCGGGCAGTTCGATACGACCGCGCTGGCCGCGATCAGTTTCGCGTTCCCGATGGTCTTCCTGCTGATCTCGCTCGCGCTCGGGCTCTCGGTCGCGGGCAGCGTGCTCGTCGCCCAGTATACCGGTGCCGGGGAGGAACGGAGAGCCGAGTACGCCGCCTCACAGACGATCATCTACGCGGTGGTCGCCTCGCTCGTTCTCGGTGCCGTCGGCTACTTCTTCGTCGACGAACTGCTCGCACTGCTCGGTGCCAGCCCCGAGATCGCGCCGCTGGTGAAGGAGTACATGCAGGTGTACTCGGTCGGCCTCGTGGCCGTCTTCGGATTCGCCGTCTTCATGTCGCTGATGCGCGGCTACGGCGACACGCTCACGCCGATGTACGTGATGGCCGGATCGGTCGTCATCAACATCGTTCTCGACCCGATCCTCATCTTCGGTTTTCAAGACAACCCACTGTTCGGGCTGCTCGGCGCTCGTGGGATCGAAACGTGGCTGTTCGGCCTCACGGGCTACACCGGTTCCGGGATCGCCGGGGCCGCGATCGCGACGGTGTTCGCCCGGGCGCTCGCGTTCGGGGTCGGCCTCGTCGTCATGTTTCGCGGGAATCGCGGCGTCAAGATCCGCCTCCGACAGATGGTTCCCAGCCTCTCGTTCGCCCGCAAGGTCGTCGATATCGGTGTTCCCGCCTCGGTCGAGGGGACGGCGCGCTCGCTGTCGATCAACCTGCTGTTGGTCGTCATCGCCGCGTTCCCCGAATCGGTCGTCGCCGCCTACGGGATCGGGACGCGCGTCTTCTCGGTGATCTTCCTGCCGGCGCTCGCGGTCTCGCAGGGTATCGAGACGATGACCGGCCAGAACATCGGCGCTCGCAAACTCGATCGCGCCGCGGAGACCAACCACTTCGGTGCTCGCGCCATGCTCGTCGGCCTGACCCTCCTCGGCGCGCTCGTTCTGATCGCCCCGGAACCGATCGCGGCCGTCTTCACCGACGACCCCGCGGTCGTCGCCCAGAGCGCGACCTTTCTCCGGTACTCCGCTCTCTCGTTCGGATTCATCGGCGTCATGCGGGCGTACACTGGTGGATTCCGCGGTGCGGGAAAGACGATGGTCGCGGCGGTGATCTCGCTCGTCTCGCTCGGACTCGTCCGGTTGCCGATCGCGTGGCTCGGGGCGGCAGCACTGGGCACCGTCGGTCTCTGGATCGCGTTCCCGATCTCGAATCTCGCGGGCGGGATCGTGGCGTATCTCTGGTTCAAGCGGGATACCTGGCGCGATCAGAACCTCACCGAATCGAACGTCGGCGCGGACGTCGCGGGAGCGGAGACGTCAGTGATGGACGATTGA